The DNA region CGATGCGCTGATGATTACCCCACACCTCGTCCACCGCGGCCTGGGCCGAGGCGGTGCCCTTGATCTCGTAGGCCGCGCGGCCGTTCACCGACAGCGGGCAGTGCGCGGTGCCGTGATTGCCGATCTCGAACAGCGGGTTACCGGCCAGCTGCCCGGCGCGGGCCGGGTTGGCGTCGATCCAGCGCTTGTTCAGGAACAGGGTGGCCGGAATCCGCTGCGCCTGCAGGAAGGCCAGCAGGTTCTCGTCGATGTCGTTGTTGCCGGGGCCGCCGCAGGCGTCGAAGGTGACCGCGAACTGCTTGCCGGCCGGGTTGAACCCGGTGAGGATGCCGTCGAGGTCGACGCCCCACGCCTTCGGGGTCTGACCTGCGTGCTTGGCCGCCACCGCGTCCGGGGACACCGTGGAGACCGGTAGCCGCGCCGGCGCACCGGCCGGATCCGCCGCGCCACGGGGCGGTTCGAGGATGCGGTCGGACGAGTTGCCGTTCGCCACACCGCATCCGGCGGTGGCGAAACCAGCGGCCAGTGCCGCACCCACGGCGAAGAAGCCGCGCCTGGACAGTCCTGCGTCGAGCACCGATGCAGGTTATGTGAATCCTGGGCCGCTAGCCACAACCAGAATCACGATTCTTCCAATCGTCGCGGCCTGGCAACCAATTCGCCACCGCAGTTGGGACAGACGTAATCCATTGTTCGACCACACGATTCACAGAAGGTGCACTCGTATGAGCAGATGAGTGCGGGACCCCCATAGGTAAATCCGCAATCTCGCAGCGCTCACAGCGTGTCCGCATTTCCAGCGCCATCCGGTCTCCTCGTCCGCACGCCACCGACCGCGGGGCAGCGGTGTGATCGATTTCCTTTTCATATCGGGGCCCCGAGTGCCCCAGACTGTAGCCTGCCCGACCGAAACAACCCTTTTGCAAGGAAGCGCATTGACTTACCCGAACAACCCGTACCCGCAGCAACAGCCGGGGTACGGCTACCCGCCCGCCGACCAGCCCGCCCCGGGCTACGGCGCGCCCCAGCCCGGTTACGCGGCCCCGCCGCCCGGCTACGGGGCTCCCCAGTCGCCTTACGGCGCACCGCAACCCGCGTACGGGGCGCCCCAGCAGCCGGCCTACGACGCACCGCAGCCTGCCTACGGCGCTCCGCAGCCCGGTTACGGCGCGCCGCAACCCGCGTACGGCGCTCCGCAGCCCGGATACGGTGCGCCCCAAACTCCTTATGGCGCACCGCAACCCGCGTATGGCGCACCCCAGCCCGGCTATGCTCCGTTCGGGGGATACGGGGCACAGTATGCGAGCTGGGGAGCACGGGTCGGCGCGACCATCATCGACGGGCTGATCTTCGCAGTGCCGTCCTGGATCCTGCAGATCGTCGCGGGCGCCGCGGGACGGTCGAAGCCGGATTGCACCGTCACCAGCACGTACCACACGTACTGCACGGGCGGCGGCTACAACGCCTTCGGCTGGATCCTGATGCTGCTGGCCACGGCCGTCGGCTTCGGCGGGTGGCTGTACATGCGCTACCTGGAGGGCACCACCGGCCAGACCATCGGCAAGAAGGTCGTCGGCATCCGCGTGATCCGCGAAAGCGATGGTCAGCCGACCGGTTTCGGCCTGGCGGTCGGCCGGGGATTCGCGCACTTCGCGGACATGCTGACCTGCTACCTCGGTTACCTCTGGCCGTTGTGGGATGAGAAGAAGCAGACCTTCGCCGACAAGATCGTGAGCACGATCGTCGTCAAGGCTTAACCCACCTTCGGGGCTCCGCCCCACCCCGTCCGAAAACAATGGCCCCGCAGCGGATCCGCTGCGGGGCCATTGTTCGTTCG from Nocardia tengchongensis includes:
- a CDS encoding polysaccharide deacetylase family protein produces the protein MLDAGLSRRGFFAVGAALAAGFATAGCGVANGNSSDRILEPPRGAADPAGAPARLPVSTVSPDAVAAKHAGQTPKAWGVDLDGILTGFNPAGKQFAVTFDACGGPGNNDIDENLLAFLQAQRIPATLFLNKRWIDANPARAGQLAGNPLFEIGNHGTAHCPLSVNGRAAYEIKGTASAQAAVDEVWGNHQRIAALTGHGPRFFRAGTAHYDEVAVSIVQELGETPVGYSVNADFGATASAGQVQSAMSAAKSGGISLAHMHRPKSGTGPGMLAALPALRASGFEFVHLP
- a CDS encoding DUF1272 domain-containing protein, translating into MRDCGFTYGGPALICSYECTFCESCGRTMDYVCPNCGGELVARPRRLEES
- a CDS encoding RDD family protein, which encodes MTYPNNPYPQQQPGYGYPPADQPAPGYGAPQPGYAAPPPGYGAPQSPYGAPQPAYGAPQQPAYDAPQPAYGAPQPGYGAPQPAYGAPQPGYGAPQTPYGAPQPAYGAPQPGYAPFGGYGAQYASWGARVGATIIDGLIFAVPSWILQIVAGAAGRSKPDCTVTSTYHTYCTGGGYNAFGWILMLLATAVGFGGWLYMRYLEGTTGQTIGKKVVGIRVIRESDGQPTGFGLAVGRGFAHFADMLTCYLGYLWPLWDEKKQTFADKIVSTIVVKA